One genomic window of [Clostridium] scindens ATCC 35704 includes the following:
- the rimI gene encoding ribosomal protein S18-alanine N-acetyltransferase, whose product MLEIRIAKEQEIEEIARLEQEIFPDPWSLTALRDTWNQKQAQILGAWLDGQMAGYVIVYFAADESEIARIAVDEKFRRQGVAGALLDEMERVLAGKGIARLMLDVRKSNAAALRFYLSRGFKEDGVRKNFYTNPIEDAILMSRRLGR is encoded by the coding sequence ATGCTGGAGATTCGGATAGCGAAGGAACAGGAGATCGAGGAGATTGCCAGGCTTGAACAGGAGATATTTCCAGACCCCTGGAGCCTGACGGCTCTTAGGGATACCTGGAACCAGAAACAGGCACAGATATTAGGCGCGTGGCTGGACGGGCAGATGGCAGGATATGTGATCGTTTATTTTGCGGCAGATGAAAGCGAGATTGCCCGGATAGCCGTGGATGAAAAGTTCCGGAGGCAAGGGGTTGCCGGTGCTCTGCTTGATGAGATGGAAAGAGTCTTAGCCGGCAAGGGCATTGCAAGACTGATGCTGGATGTAAGAAAAAGCAATGCGGCGGCACTTAGATTCTATCTTAGCCGTGGCTTTAAAGAAGATGGAGTTCGCAAAAATTTCTATACGAATCCTATAGAAGATGCTATACTTATGAGTCGTAGACTTGGAAGATAA
- a CDS encoding threonine aldolase family protein — protein sequence MLRFQCDYQEGAHPSILKKMKETNYEQTAGYGNDPYCESARKKIRRLCNAPEADVHFLVGGTQTNFTVISAILRPYQGALAAVSGHINVHETGAIEATGHKVLALPSEDGKITAAQVREAYEAHWNDADHEHIVQPGMVYISHPTENGTLYAKEELQALSRTCRELGLPLFLDGARLGYGLMAEKSSLGLTDIAELTDVFYIGGTKVGALFGEAVVITNPALKKDFRYLIKQHGGMLAKGRLLGIQFDVLFTDNLYFDIAKGADELAMRLKAAFLEKGYGLRYDSYTNQQFPILPNEHLGKLKEKYSYGFWEVVDDSHSAVRFCTSWATKKEAVDALIADIEAL from the coding sequence ATGCTTAGATTTCAATGTGATTATCAGGAAGGGGCACATCCTTCTATATTAAAGAAGATGAAAGAGACAAATTATGAACAGACGGCAGGGTATGGCAACGATCCATACTGCGAGAGCGCCAGGAAGAAGATTCGGCGACTGTGCAATGCGCCGGAGGCTGACGTACACTTCCTGGTAGGCGGAACGCAGACGAACTTTACCGTGATCAGCGCAATCCTGCGTCCATATCAGGGAGCGCTTGCGGCAGTATCCGGCCATATCAACGTCCATGAGACCGGGGCGATCGAGGCCACGGGACACAAGGTGCTTGCATTGCCAAGCGAGGATGGAAAGATTACGGCGGCTCAGGTCAGGGAAGCATACGAGGCGCATTGGAATGATGCGGACCATGAACATATCGTACAGCCGGGAATGGTGTACATATCCCATCCTACGGAGAATGGAACGCTGTATGCGAAGGAAGAATTGCAGGCACTGTCAAGAACCTGTAGGGAATTAGGACTTCCATTATTCCTGGATGGGGCCAGGCTGGGCTATGGGCTGATGGCAGAAAAGAGTTCCCTGGGACTTACGGATATCGCGGAACTTACGGATGTATTCTATATCGGAGGAACGAAAGTGGGCGCCCTGTTCGGCGAGGCAGTCGTGATCACGAATCCGGCGCTTAAGAAGGATTTCCGCTATCTGATCAAGCAGCATGGAGGGATGCTTGCCAAGGGCAGGCTTCTGGGTATCCAGTTCGACGTGCTGTTCACAGATAATCTTTATTTTGATATTGCAAAAGGCGCGGATGAATTGGCGATGCGACTTAAGGCGGCATTTTTGGAGAAGGGGTATGGCCTGCGCTATGATTCCTATACCAACCAGCAGTTTCCGATCCTTCCGAATGAGCATCTTGGGAAACTGAAGGAAAAATATTCTTACGGATTCTGGGAGGTTGTGGATGATTCCCACAGCGCGGTTCGCTTCTGTACCAGCTGGGCGACAAAGAAAGAAGCAGTAGATGCGCTGATTGCGGATATCGAGGCTTTATAG
- the tsaB gene encoding tRNA (adenosine(37)-N6)-threonylcarbamoyltransferase complex dimerization subunit type 1 TsaB, with amino-acid sequence MRILALDSSGLVASVAVVDGSGLEAQTIAEYTVNYKKTHSQTLLPMLDEVARMTELDLDSIDAIAVAAGPGSFTGLRIGSATAKGLGLALDKPLIHIPTLEGLAYNLCGTDHIVCPIMDARRGQVYTGIYEFDNDRLIVLEDQMAVGIEELGQRLHSYDRKVVFLGDGVPVFKEALMERIMAGREIAFAPAHLNRQRAAAVGALAIRYYREGKMETAAEHQPDYLRVSQAERERKERLCHA; translated from the coding sequence ATGCGAATATTAGCGTTAGACAGTTCCGGCCTGGTAGCAAGCGTGGCAGTGGTAGACGGCAGTGGGCTGGAGGCACAGACGATCGCCGAATATACGGTAAATTATAAAAAGACGCATTCGCAGACGCTTCTTCCCATGCTGGATGAAGTGGCAAGGATGACGGAACTGGATCTGGATAGCATAGATGCCATTGCCGTGGCGGCAGGCCCCGGATCTTTTACCGGGCTTCGAATAGGCTCGGCCACTGCCAAAGGGCTTGGGCTTGCGCTTGATAAGCCGCTGATTCATATTCCTACCCTGGAGGGGCTGGCTTATAATTTGTGCGGCACCGATCATATCGTCTGCCCGATCATGGATGCCAGACGAGGACAAGTCTACACGGGAATCTACGAATTTGATAATGACAGGCTGATCGTGCTGGAGGATCAGATGGCAGTTGGCATAGAGGAATTGGGGCAACGGCTTCATTCCTATGACAGGAAGGTCGTATTCCTGGGAGACGGAGTACCGGTCTTCAAGGAGGCGCTGATGGAGCGGATCATGGCAGGCCGGGAGATCGCTTTTGCGCCTGCCCATCTGAACCGCCAGCGGGCAGCAGCGGTAGGGGCGCTTGCCATAAGATATTATAGAGAAGGGAAGATGGAGACAGCCGCAGAGCATCAGCCGGATTATCTGCGGGTATCCCAGGCAGAACGAGAGCGGAAAGAGAGGTTATGTCATGCTTAG
- the tsaE gene encoding tRNA (adenosine(37)-N6)-threonylcarbamoyltransferase complex ATPase subunit type 1 TsaE encodes MVIESNCEKETYELGCRLGQEARAGQVYTLVGDLGVGKTVFTKGLAAGLGIEEPVSSPTFTIVQVYEEGRLPFYHFDVYRIGDVEEMDEVGFEDYVYGEGVSLIEWANLIEEILPQHYTEVKIEKDLEKGFDYRRISICEY; translated from the coding sequence ATGGTGATAGAATCCAATTGCGAGAAAGAGACGTATGAACTAGGCTGCCGGCTGGGGCAAGAGGCCCGGGCTGGCCAAGTCTACACGCTGGTGGGCGATCTGGGAGTGGGCAAAACCGTATTTACGAAAGGGCTGGCAGCGGGACTTGGCATCGAGGAACCGGTAAGCAGCCCCACATTTACCATTGTGCAGGTATATGAGGAAGGGCGTCTGCCCTTCTATCATTTTGATGTCTACCGGATCGGCGATGTAGAAGAGATGGATGAAGTTGGCTTCGAAGACTATGTCTATGGCGAGGGCGTAAGCCTTATCGAATGGGCCAACCTGATTGAAGAGATACTTCCGCAGCATTATACGGAGGTAAAGATAGAGAAGGATTTGGAAAAAGGATTTGATTATCGGAGGATAAGCATATGCGAATATTAG
- a CDS encoding YcxB family protein: MPVKVEVKLDVDSMADFMVYNIYTSGPGMVALILGVLNMGLAVSFIMKGDFLLVLMFLAFAFLILGIFPYFIRRKVAKQMQNSKKLGALVTYEFDDGGITTTTADDSGKASWSKFKRAVARKRIIILYTAEKQAIVLPIDQMGDQYTAVVDLIYANMPAPAVRIRRLDGKK; this comes from the coding sequence ATGCCGGTTAAAGTAGAAGTAAAGCTGGACGTAGATTCAATGGCGGATTTTATGGTATATAATATTTACACAAGCGGGCCGGGAATGGTAGCTCTGATACTGGGAGTCCTGAATATGGGGCTTGCGGTAAGTTTTATCATGAAAGGGGATTTTTTGCTAGTGCTTATGTTCCTTGCATTTGCATTCCTGATACTGGGCATCTTCCCGTATTTTATCAGAAGAAAAGTGGCAAAGCAGATGCAGAATTCCAAGAAGCTGGGTGCGCTTGTGACCTATGAATTTGACGACGGAGGCATTACGACAACAACTGCCGATGACAGTGGCAAGGCTTCCTGGAGTAAGTTCAAGAGGGCGGTTGCCAGGAAAAGGATTATCATATTGTATACGGCGGAAAAGCAGGCCATTGTGCTTCCCATTGACCAGATGGGGGATCAGTACACAGCAGTGGTGGATCTGATCTATGCAAACATGCCAGCGCCTGCGGTGAGAATCCGCCGGCTGGATGGAAAGAAATAG
- a CDS encoding VOC family protein, producing MKFTFYHNNINVLDLEKSVAFYQKALGLAITREKEADDESFKLVFLGDEDTPHLLELTWLRDMDRPYNLGDNEFHLAMRTDDMEAAHALHEEMGCICFENPDMGIYFINDPDGYWIEICPAR from the coding sequence ATGAAATTCACATTTTACCACAACAATATTAACGTATTAGATTTGGAAAAGTCGGTAGCGTTTTACCAGAAGGCTCTTGGCCTTGCTATCACCAGAGAAAAGGAGGCCGACGACGAAAGTTTCAAGCTGGTATTCCTGGGGGATGAAGACACTCCCCATCTGCTGGAACTTACCTGGCTCAGAGATATGGACAGGCCTTATAACCTGGGCGACAACGAATTCCATCTTGCCATGCGGACAGATGACATGGAAGCGGCACATGCACTTCATGAAGAGATGGGCTGCATCTGCTTTGAGAATCCTGACATGGGAATCTATTTCATCAACGACCCGGACGGTTACTGGATCGAGATCTGCCCGGCCAGATAA
- a CDS encoding ECF transporter S component, which translates to MSTDVITNANAKSRTKVRMMVQIGMLAAISVVLMQFEVPLPFAPAFYKIDFSEVPVLVGCFAMGPFAGAVIELIKIILHVAISGTTTAGVGDVANFLIGCAFIIPAGLIYKKKKTRNGAIVGMAAGTVFMTVVGCFLNAFVLLPTYAKAFGMPIDALVGMGSAINGKITGLSTFVVFAVAPFNLLKGVLVSMIVFLIYKKISPIFKMGH; encoded by the coding sequence ATGAGTACAGATGTAATTACAAACGCAAATGCAAAATCAAGAACAAAGGTCAGGATGATGGTTCAGATTGGAATGCTGGCGGCGATTTCCGTCGTGCTGATGCAGTTCGAGGTGCCCCTTCCCTTCGCGCCGGCATTTTACAAGATTGACTTCAGCGAGGTACCGGTTCTGGTAGGATGCTTTGCAATGGGACCATTCGCCGGCGCAGTCATAGAATTGATCAAGATCATACTGCACGTGGCGATCAGCGGAACGACAACCGCAGGCGTCGGGGATGTGGCCAACTTCCTGATTGGGTGCGCATTTATCATTCCGGCCGGACTTATCTATAAAAAGAAAAAGACCAGGAATGGGGCGATTGTCGGTATGGCGGCAGGAACCGTATTTATGACGGTAGTAGGCTGCTTCTTGAATGCGTTCGTCCTTCTGCCCACCTACGCAAAAGCGTTTGGCATGCCCATTGACGCGCTGGTAGGAATGGGAAGCGCGATCAATGGCAAGATTACGGGACTGTCCACTTTCGTGGTGTTTGCTGTGGCGCCATTTAATCTGCTTAAAGGAGTGCTGGTATCCATGATCGTATTTTTGATCTATAAGAAGATCAGTCCGATCTTCAAGATGGGACATTAA
- a CDS encoding dicarboxylate/amino acid:cation symporter: MKRIMKSLPARLILGVIIGIAAGLAANEAFMNVVVTVKYILGELITFCVPLIIIGFIAPSITKLGNNASRMLGVAIVIAYASSVLAALGSMAAGYGIIPHLSIVSEIDGLRELPEVIFQLDIPQIMPVMSALVLSVMLGLGAAWTKAETITLVLDEFQKIVLDIVTKIVIPILPVFIGFTFCGLAYEGTITKQLPVFIQVVLIVMAGHYIWLAILYGVAGLYAKENPWKVLKNYGPAYITAVGTMSSAATLAVALRCAKKSQPPLKEDMVDFGIPLFANIHLCGSVLTEVFFVMTVSQVLYGTIPSLGTMVLFCLLLGVFAIGAPGVPGGTVMASLGLIIGILGFDESGTALMLTVFALQDSFGTACNVTGDGALTLILTGYARKH, translated from the coding sequence ATGAAAAGAATCATGAAAAGCCTGCCGGCCAGGCTGATACTGGGCGTTATAATAGGCATCGCGGCAGGGCTTGCGGCGAACGAAGCATTTATGAATGTCGTGGTAACTGTTAAATACATCCTTGGAGAACTGATCACCTTCTGCGTACCGCTGATTATTATCGGCTTCATCGCGCCGTCCATTACCAAGCTGGGGAACAATGCTTCCCGCATGCTTGGCGTGGCTATCGTGATCGCATATGCTTCTTCGGTCCTGGCGGCTCTGGGATCCATGGCGGCAGGATACGGGATAATTCCCCATCTGTCAATCGTATCTGAAATAGATGGATTGAGGGAACTTCCGGAGGTAATATTCCAGCTGGATATTCCGCAGATCATGCCAGTCATGAGCGCGCTGGTCCTGTCGGTCATGTTGGGACTTGGCGCGGCGTGGACCAAGGCGGAGACGATAACCCTGGTCCTGGATGAATTCCAGAAAATCGTGCTGGACATTGTGACGAAGATCGTAATACCGATTCTTCCAGTGTTTATCGGATTTACTTTCTGCGGCCTTGCCTATGAAGGCACGATAACAAAGCAGCTTCCTGTTTTTATCCAGGTGGTGCTGATCGTGATGGCGGGCCATTATATCTGGCTTGCAATTCTCTACGGGGTAGCGGGCCTATATGCAAAAGAAAATCCCTGGAAAGTTCTTAAGAATTACGGACCGGCCTATATTACCGCGGTAGGCACCATGTCTTCTGCGGCAACCCTGGCTGTGGCATTAAGATGCGCCAAGAAGTCCCAGCCGCCGCTGAAAGAGGATATGGTCGACTTTGGGATTCCGCTGTTTGCCAATATCCACCTGTGCGGCTCTGTCCTGACAGAAGTATTTTTTGTCATGACGGTATCGCAGGTTCTGTATGGAACCATTCCTTCCTTGGGGACTATGGTGCTGTTCTGCCTGCTGCTTGGAGTATTCGCGATTGGCGCGCCGGGAGTTCCGGGAGGAACCGTTATGGCATCCCTTGGCCTGATTATCGGCATCCTTGGATTTGATGAGTCTGGCACAGCCCTGATGCTGACGGTATTCGCGCTCCAGGATAGTTTTGGAACGGCATGCAATGTTACCGGAGACGGAGCGCTTACTTTGATACTGACAGGCTACGCCAGAAAACATTAG
- a CDS encoding L-cysteine desulfidase family protein — protein MKRADEKYQAYVQILKEELVPAMGCTEPIALAYAAAKAREVLGCLPDKVVIEASGSIIKNVKSVIVPNTNHLKGIPAAATAGIIAGRAEKELEVIAQVSKEQMERMVEFLNTASISVRHVDNGITFDIQVTVGKGDSYAKVRIANYHTNIVLIEKDGEVRYFVPVEGEKEEGLTDRGILNVEDIWEFINIVDVDDIREIITRQINYNTAIANEGLRGDYGANIGSVLLDTYGDDVRTRAKAMAAAGSDARMNGCELPVIINAGSGNQGMTCSLPVLEYGKELNSGEEKVYRALALSNLIAIHQKTGIGRLSAYCGAVSAGAAAGAGIAYLCGGGYEEVIHTVVNALAIVSGMVCDGAKASCAAKIAASVDAGILGYNMYLRGQQFYAGDGIVTKGVEATIHNIGRLGKEGMKETNEEIIKMMIEE, from the coding sequence ATGAAAAGAGCGGATGAAAAGTATCAGGCATATGTCCAGATACTGAAAGAAGAGCTGGTTCCTGCGATGGGATGTACGGAGCCCATCGCCCTTGCGTATGCGGCGGCGAAAGCGAGGGAGGTACTGGGATGCCTGCCGGATAAGGTAGTGATCGAAGCCAGCGGCAGCATAATCAAGAACGTAAAGAGCGTCATCGTACCCAATACCAATCACCTCAAAGGAATTCCGGCGGCAGCGACAGCGGGGATTATAGCGGGCAGAGCCGAGAAGGAATTAGAGGTGATCGCGCAAGTTAGCAAGGAGCAGATGGAGCGGATGGTGGAATTCCTAAATACGGCATCCATCAGCGTCCGGCATGTGGACAATGGGATTACCTTTGATATCCAGGTCACCGTAGGAAAAGGGGATTCCTACGCGAAGGTGCGGATCGCCAACTACCATACCAATATCGTGCTGATTGAAAAGGACGGGGAAGTGCGCTACTTTGTACCGGTGGAGGGCGAGAAGGAAGAAGGATTGACGGACAGAGGCATTCTAAATGTAGAGGATATCTGGGAATTCATTAATATCGTTGACGTGGACGACATCCGGGAAATCATCACAAGACAGATCAATTACAACACCGCTATTGCAAACGAGGGGCTCAGGGGCGACTATGGAGCCAACATCGGAAGCGTTCTTCTGGATACATATGGTGATGACGTGCGCACGAGGGCGAAGGCGATGGCAGCGGCAGGCTCTGATGCCCGTATGAACGGATGCGAGCTGCCGGTCATCATCAACGCGGGAAGCGGCAATCAGGGGATGACCTGCTCCCTGCCTGTGCTGGAATACGGAAAAGAACTGAACTCGGGAGAGGAGAAGGTGTACCGGGCACTGGCGCTGTCCAACCTGATCGCCATCCACCAGAAGACAGGAATCGGCAGGCTGTCGGCCTATTGCGGAGCGGTCAGCGCCGGGGCGGCAGCAGGAGCGGGAATCGCTTACTTGTGCGGTGGCGGCTATGAGGAAGTCATCCACACGGTGGTCAATGCGCTGGCAATTGTATCCGGCATGGTCTGCGATGGAGCCAAAGCCTCCTGCGCGGCCAAGATAGCGGCATCTGTTGACGCAGGCATTCTGGGCTATAATATGTACCTGCGGGGACAGCAGTTCTACGCAGGCGATGGAATCGTGACAAAGGGAGTGGAGGCGACCATACACAATATCGGCCGTCTTGGGAAAGAAGGAATGAAAGAGACGAATGAAGAGATCATTAAGATGATGATTGAAGAATAA
- a CDS encoding YitT family protein: protein MKKRWKKSLKTLAGVLAGNAILAAAVAAFIVPNGIIMGGATGIGLAISHYLHVDLSLIIFCVNAVLFILGALILGKTFIVTTIISTFVYPALLSAMQAIPGITRLTDNVMLATIYGGVLLGIGVGLIVRVGASTGGTDILALVLNRWLHVSVAVLLYIVDFLVLSFQAFFADSEQILYGILALVLNTLILNRVMLMGKSQIQLFVISDKYEEVKRRMLLEVDVGATMVHIETGYGHRQQKGVLCVIPGRKLYLVNEMIQNIDPKAFITISQINEVRGRGFTMERN, encoded by the coding sequence ATGAAGAAAAGGTGGAAGAAGAGCCTGAAGACATTGGCAGGCGTACTGGCAGGAAACGCAATACTGGCGGCAGCAGTGGCCGCCTTCATAGTGCCCAACGGGATCATTATGGGAGGCGCTACCGGCATCGGCCTTGCCATAAGCCATTATCTGCATGTGGATCTGTCTTTGATCATTTTCTGCGTAAATGCAGTCCTCTTTATCCTGGGAGCCTTGATTTTGGGGAAGACCTTTATTGTCACCACGATTATCAGCACATTCGTCTATCCTGCGCTTCTGTCGGCAATGCAGGCAATTCCAGGAATCACCAGATTGACGGACAATGTCATGCTTGCTACCATATATGGAGGAGTCCTGCTGGGAATAGGCGTGGGCCTGATCGTGCGGGTGGGGGCATCCACAGGAGGAACGGATATACTGGCGCTGGTGCTGAACCGATGGCTTCATGTATCCGTGGCCGTGCTGCTATACATCGTGGATTTCCTGGTCCTTAGTTTCCAGGCATTCTTCGCGGACTCCGAACAGATATTGTACGGCATACTTGCGCTTGTGCTCAATACGCTGATCCTGAACCGTGTCATGCTGATGGGAAAATCCCAGATCCAGCTGTTTGTCATATCGGATAAGTACGAAGAAGTCAAACGCCGGATGCTTTTGGAGGTAGACGTAGGAGCCACTATGGTGCACATCGAGACGGGATATGGGCACCGTCAGCAGAAGGGCGTGCTGTGCGTGATTCCCGGGCGAAAACTGTATTTAGTAAATGAAATGATTCAAAATATAGACCCCAAGGCCTTCATAACGATTTCCCAGATCAATGAAGTACGCGGACGGGGATTTACAATGGAAAGGAATTAA
- a CDS encoding Tex family protein, which yields MDINQKITEELGVKRWQVDAAVKLINEGNTIPFIARYRKEATGTLDDEQLRRLHERLTYLRNLEEKKEQVLSSIEEQGKLTEELRQQILAAETLVVVEDLYRPYRPKRRTRATIAKEKGLEPLAAVISLQKTERPVEDLAKEFINPEKEVHTVEEVIAGAKDIIAENISDEADYRIWIRKITMQKGRVISAAKNEKAESVYEMYYDFEEPVGRLAGHRILALNRGEKEKFLTVKIEAPEEDIIRYLQKKTIHGENPYTTPILKDVTEDSYKRLIAPAIEREIRSELTERAEDGAIEVFKKNLEQLLMQPPIVGQTVLGWDPAFRTGCKLAVVDPTGKVIGTTVIYPTAPTTPQKIQASKDLLKKIIKKYNITLISVGNGTASRESEMFLVELLKEIPQKVQYVIVNEAGASVYSASKLASEEFPKFDVGQRSATSIARRLQDPLAELVKIDPKSIGVGQYQHDMNQKKLSEALSGVVEDCVNKVGVDLNTASAPLLAYISGISAAIAKNIVAYREENGKFTSRRQLLKVAKLGPKAYEQCAGFMRIQGGDNPLDGTSVHPESYEAAERLLKKQGYKPEDIDGGKLTGLSLTIKNYKSLAEELEIGEITLMDIVKELEKPARDPRDEMPKPILRTDVLEMKDLTEGMILKGTVRNVIDFGVFVDIGVHQDGLVHISEITDKKFIKHPLEVVSVGDIVDVKVLSVDLKKKRIQLTMKGI from the coding sequence ATGGATATTAATCAGAAAATCACAGAAGAACTTGGAGTAAAGAGATGGCAAGTGGATGCCGCCGTCAAATTGATTAACGAAGGCAACACGATTCCATTTATTGCACGATATAGAAAAGAAGCCACAGGCACCCTGGATGACGAGCAGTTACGAAGGCTTCATGAGAGACTGACGTATCTTCGAAACCTGGAAGAGAAAAAGGAGCAAGTACTTTCCAGCATCGAAGAGCAAGGCAAGCTTACGGAGGAGTTAAGGCAGCAGATACTGGCAGCAGAAACCCTGGTGGTAGTGGAAGATTTATACCGCCCATACCGGCCGAAGCGGCGGACGAGGGCCACGATTGCCAAAGAAAAGGGGCTGGAGCCTCTGGCCGCTGTCATCAGCCTTCAAAAGACCGAAAGGCCGGTGGAAGATCTGGCAAAAGAGTTCATAAATCCTGAAAAAGAAGTGCATACTGTAGAAGAAGTTATTGCAGGCGCAAAGGATATCATTGCCGAAAACATATCGGATGAGGCAGATTACCGTATCTGGATCAGGAAGATCACCATGCAGAAAGGACGGGTTATCTCTGCAGCGAAGAATGAGAAGGCGGAATCCGTCTATGAGATGTATTATGACTTTGAAGAGCCGGTAGGCAGACTGGCAGGACACAGGATTCTGGCGCTGAACCGGGGAGAGAAGGAAAAGTTCCTTACGGTGAAGATTGAAGCGCCGGAAGAAGATATCATACGCTATCTGCAGAAGAAGACGATCCATGGAGAAAATCCATATACAACGCCTATCCTTAAAGATGTGACGGAGGACAGTTACAAGCGCCTGATCGCGCCAGCCATTGAGCGGGAGATTCGAAGCGAGCTGACCGAGAGGGCAGAAGACGGGGCCATCGAAGTATTCAAAAAGAATCTGGAACAGCTTCTGATGCAGCCTCCGATCGTAGGACAGACCGTTCTCGGATGGGATCCGGCATTCCGGACCGGCTGCAAGCTGGCAGTGGTGGATCCTACCGGAAAGGTCATCGGAACGACGGTCATCTATCCTACGGCGCCAACCACGCCGCAGAAGATTCAGGCATCCAAAGATCTGTTGAAAAAGATTATAAAGAAGTATAACATTACGCTGATATCCGTAGGAAATGGAACGGCGTCCAGGGAATCAGAGATGTTCCTCGTGGAATTGCTCAAAGAGATTCCTCAGAAGGTACAGTACGTTATCGTAAATGAAGCGGGCGCCTCCGTATATTCCGCAAGCAAGCTGGCCTCCGAGGAATTCCCCAAGTTTGACGTGGGACAAAGAAGCGCAACCTCTATTGCCCGCCGCCTTCAGGATCCCCTGGCAGAACTGGTGAAGATTGATCCCAAGTCCATAGGCGTGGGACAGTACCAGCATGATATGAACCAGAAGAAATTGAGCGAGGCCCTCTCCGGCGTTGTGGAGGACTGCGTAAATAAGGTGGGCGTTGATCTGAATACGGCATCCGCGCCTCTTTTGGCCTACATCTCCGGCATATCCGCGGCGATCGCAAAGAACATCGTTGCGTACCGGGAGGAAAACGGCAAGTTCACCAGCCGCAGGCAGCTCCTGAAAGTGGCCAAATTAGGCCCCAAGGCCTACGAGCAATGTGCCGGATTCATGCGGATCCAGGGAGGGGACAATCCTCTGGATGGAACCAGCGTGCATCCGGAGTCCTATGAGGCAGCCGAAAGGCTGCTTAAGAAGCAGGGATATAAGCCGGAAGATATAGATGGGGGAAAACTCACAGGCTTATCTCTTACCATCAAGAATTACAAATCCCTTGCCGAAGAACTGGAAATCGGCGAGATTACCTTGATGGATATCGTAAAGGAATTGGAGAAACCGGCCCGGGATCCCCGTGATGAGATGCCAAAGCCCATCCTAAGGACGGACGTTCTGGAAATGAAGGATCTGACGGAGGGAATGATATTAAAGGGAACCGTCAGAAACGTCATCGACTTTGGCGTATTCGTAGACATCGGCGTCCACCAGGACGGCCTGGTACATATCTCCGAGATAACGGACAAGAAATTCATCAAGCATCCGCTGGAGGTTGTGAGCGTAGGAGATATCGTAGATGTAAAAGTCTTAAGCGTCGATCTTAAGAAGAAGCGGATCCAGCTTACGATGAAGGGCATCTAA
- a CDS encoding TetR/AcrR family transcriptional regulator → MNQITQELSKQQLKSKETKAKIFRAAKHILQKQGYEQLSIKNICEEAGVSNGSFYHHFKTKDDLLSYYIEEQPSINPDLLDMPRNAAEAKAAIIQVYLNYVHYCQDLGVEFMSNYYTPKNQSLNPLIRTERPYPIVTVHNYLKKAIDADIIKPDLDLEDITTDIRMIVIGNVFEWCLKSGEADFEGNMRRTLRIYLDGLF, encoded by the coding sequence ATGAATCAGATAACGCAAGAACTGTCAAAGCAGCAATTGAAGTCAAAAGAAACCAAGGCAAAAATCTTCCGCGCCGCCAAGCATATCCTCCAAAAGCAGGGATATGAGCAACTCTCCATCAAGAATATCTGCGAAGAGGCCGGCGTATCTAACGGAAGTTTCTATCACCATTTCAAGACTAAGGATGATCTTCTGTCCTACTATATCGAGGAACAGCCCAGCATCAATCCCGATCTTCTGGACATGCCCCGAAATGCCGCGGAGGCCAAGGCCGCGATCATCCAAGTGTACTTGAATTATGTGCATTACTGTCAGGACTTGGGCGTAGAATTCATGTCCAATTATTATACGCCTAAGAACCAATCCTTAAACCCATTGATCCGTACGGAAAGGCCCTATCCCATCGTCACGGTCCACAACTATCTAAAAAAGGCCATTGATGCGGACATCATAAAGCCTGATCTGGACCTGGAAGATATCACCACGGATATCCGTATGATCGTCATCGGCAACGTATTTGAATGGTGCTTAAAAAGCGGCGAGGCAGACTTTGAGGGAAACATGAGGCGCACGCTTAGAATCTACTTAGACGGCCTGTTCTAA